DNA sequence from the Kazachstania africana CBS 2517 chromosome 4, complete genome genome:
CTGACGCTGGCAGTTTTTGATGCATCATTTTTCTCTGGAGTATCAGCAGTATTTAGTATTATTGATTCCTCCATTTCAtttctatttcttttcctcaGCATGCTATGTTTCTCATCAGTAGATCCACTTGTATTGTTACAAGAGACAAATTCTATTTTTTCTGGATGTGTTGTCGGATCTTGTTCAGTAGAATTGTTTCCAAGAACTCTAGGGGACAAATTAGTTTGAGGATATCCATCTCTATCCATTTCgatatcatttttctctGAATTCTCAGAGGAATATTCTTTGCTGTCAGCAACAACAGAATGTTCTGTAGCTGAGGTATCTAGTTCtctttttgatgaattcaaGATCAGCTCATGGGCTTCTGTAAGATGAGCGTTCAATACCCCCTTGAACCTCTCAAGAGAGTTCATACTTGTATTATCGAgagtttcattttctaatataTCTTCTATATGCTCTGCTGCTTCCTTCAACAAAGCATAATGACATTTTGATGTAACATAAAATGTCTGAATATTCGTCacaatcattttttttatctctttcttttctatttgGTTAAAAATCTTTAATATATCCAATAAGAAGCCAATTTGTACACTATCTTGTGAGCTTTCTTCATCTGTTCGATTGACAACCTTTCTAGGGTCGGTCCAAAAGATTAGCTGCtgtaaaataatattaggCTTCAGCATCGCGCTTTTATCCAccttttcatcatcagaacTTTGTAGCTCGTCCCATAATATGCATAGTCTCATAAGTACGTCAGCTGCAACTCTAGCCATTCTGACCTGATGTGTTGGATGAGAGAAGCAGTACACTGGAATACAGAAAGCAAAAGCCTGTATTAGAGCCTCATTGGAAGAGTTTACTGGGGAAAAATAGGATAGTACTAAAGTTTCAAAGAGATCATCATCAGTGAAGATATCACCTAAGAAGAGTTTACACAATCCTTCGGCTGCAATTACTTGGCATTCTGGCAAGttgttatttttcaacacTTTGTAAAAAATCTTATGCAATGAGATAGAATCAACCTTATTCTCACCGTCTACCACAGCGTTTTCATGCACAGAGAAAATGTCTACAATTGCCTGTAAAGCAATATGTTTCAACGAAGCATTGCCTTTTGAAACACACATACCTAGAATATACATGTTCTCGATTGCTAGTTGAATATCCAGCAGACAACAAAGCCCTAAATTTCTAACACCCAATTCTCTGACATCAGGCTCTGTACTTCTTACCGCAGGTATAATGAGGGTATCTATAAGCGACGATATCATTATACTTTGTTCTAAGGAAGCATCGACTAGTTCCAACATTGCCGCAGACCTTGTTAAACATAATACAATAGTTTCTGCTCTAGCTTCTCTCTCATTAGGAAgccttttcaattgattgtTAGTATTTTCTTCGCCATTAGCCAAATTTTCTACAGCAGAATGAAAAGATGcaatatcatcttcttcatcttcatcttcatgGCTTTTCTTTGTCgttttctcttcttcctcttgcTTCTCAATGTCATCATCTCTCAAGTCATTTATAATTTCCACTGCCATTGTTACAAAATCTCTTTCATTAATTGACAACGTCTTCAAAACTTCGTGACCTATCCTTATTAGAGACTTCGAGAGGTCAACAAGATGCAGCATATTTCTAATAACGTTTAGCATAGAACGTCTGCCCACCTCATCACTATAGTCGTATTTATTTGCAGTAACCAGAATCTGTTCTATGATAAATTCCAAATGCTCTTTTTCTATGTCTGGCAAAGCACTAGTATCACAATGAAATCGTTTCTctaaataaaaattcaaaatgttcGATAATTTAGAAGCCTCAGGGAACGTATCATCTAAGATTTCTGTCAAAGTATTTTCATTGCAATAGATGTAAAATGAACGGAAGATAAAGGCAATTTCAACGGTAAACTGATTCCAGACATCATCAGGAAATTT
Encoded proteins:
- the YCG1 gene encoding condensin subunit YCG1 (similar to Saccharomyces cerevisiae YCG1 (YDR325W); ancestral locus Anc_5.367) encodes the protein MQYSANTDSVGEDDVHNKIFNSIAHVFQQAQLTYAGHRKHVAVLKKIQGKALSQGYEDAFNYWFNKIVTRVLPLKKSEVIGDRIVKLTATFIASLDREIEIMRKNNHESLSQHENMFNKFVDCFIRHILRGVESKDKNVRYRVLQLLVIIMDNLGEIDEDLYNLLMWSLSRRIFDKEASVRIQAVFCLTKFQDDNSESADNEATQTLMRLIQNDPSAEVRRAAMLNIVNNKSTRPHILERSRDVNPINRRLIYSKVLKSMNKKCFTDLDTRILDQLIEWGLNDREEPVRKACEKLISYHWVNLLDGDLIELLENLDIAKSNGSIKALETLFKIRPDILTKIKFPDDVWNQFTVEIAFIFRSFYIYCNENTLTEILDDTFPEASKLSNILNFYLEKRFHCDTSALPDIEKEHLEFIIEQILVTANKYDYSDEVGRRSMLNVIRNMLHLVDLSKSLIRIGHEVLKTLSINERDFVTMAVEIINDLRDDDIEKQEEEEKTTKKSHEDEDEEDDIASFHSAVENLANGEENTNNQLKRLPNEREARAETIVLCLTRSAAMLELVDASLEQSIMISSLIDTLIIPAVRSTEPDVRELGVRNLGLCCLLDIQLAIENMYILGMCVSKGNASLKHIALQAIVDIFSVHENAVVDGENKVDSISLHKIFYKVLKNNNLPECQVIAAEGLCKLFLGDIFTDDDLFETLVLSYFSPVNSSNEALIQAFAFCIPVYCFSHPTHQVRMARVAADVLMRLCILWDELQSSDDEKVDKSAMLKPNIILQQLIFWTDPRKVVNRTDEESSQDSVQIGFLLDILKIFNQIEKKEIKKMIVTNIQTFYVTSKCHYALLKEAAEHIEDILENETLDNTSMNSLERFKGVLNAHLTEAHELILNSSKRELDTSATEHSVVADSKEYSSENSEKNDIEMDRDGYPQTNLSPRVLGNNSTEQDPTTHPEKIEFVSCNNTSGSTDEKHSMLRKRNRNEMEESIILNTADTPEKNDASKTASVSLSEDMSSDVDMLGVDNK